A region from the Arachis ipaensis cultivar K30076 chromosome B01, Araip1.1, whole genome shotgun sequence genome encodes:
- the LOC107609601 gene encoding uncharacterized protein LOC107609601: protein MRACLLWTINDFPAYAMLSGWSTKEKLACPCCNDETSFIYLKHSHKTVYMDHRRVLPMNHPWRHNKRSFNGKTELRSPPQLLDGTTVFHILQGVDNSFGKKQRRSKNGISNWKKRSIFFDLPYWKFNMFRHNLDVMHIEKNIVDSIIGTLLDISGKSKDHAAARFDLKDMGIRKNLQPRDTNDGKRTKLAKACFSMTAAEKTIFCSVLKGAKLPDGSASNIARCVQQTEKKISGYKTHDAHFMLHYLLQVPIKSILPDHVAIALVRLCSFFHRICQKVISLDEVVNLEAEIAKTLCQLERIFPPRFFDIMVHLPIHLANEVRLGGPVQYRWMYHVERYMCTLKSYVRNRSHPEGSIVEGYLANECINFCSSYLHEDIQTRFNKVPRNNDEYVSDELRTPSLFPSKGCPLGRKMGDLFMLDEKSEIQGHAYILNNCDKIKVYMREHEEAVNDNNPRRTKWEKAKDHSQQFSEWFKTRAMKKDVPGWAKVLARGPNRVAKRFSGYVINGYRFHTRHRDVRRKTQNSGVTLEALTPSFATVKDKNPIEAKVTYYGRIVDMFELDYYGQFKIVLFKCEWYTVAKDNFGLSYVYFSKKCYQEEPFVLASQVNQCFYVQDPYVSDKHYVMKTIPRDLFRISDDLESDSPIIYAREPCEPKVIPSLPNDNGEVDLVRNDLRATIIDVAPNMFAKQRGEEDDEESEYEYIEDFDSETS, encoded by the exons ATGAGAGCATGTCTTTTATGGACAATTAACGACTTCCCTGCGTATGCTATGTTATCTGGGTGGAGTACAAAGGAAAAATTGGCTTGTCCATGTTGTAATGATGAAACTTCTTTTATATATCTGAAACATAGCCACAAGACTGTTTATATGGATCATCGAAGGGTTTTACCCATGAACCATCCATGGAGACATAATAAAAGATCTTTCAATGGGAAAACTGAACTTAGGTCTCCACCGCAGTTGTTAGATGGAACAACTGTATTTCATATATTGCAAGGGGTAGATAATTCTTTTGGGAAGAAGCAAAGGAGATCAAAGAATGGCATTTCAAATTGGAAAAAGCGGTCAATCTTTTTTGATTTACCATATTGGAAGTTCAACATGTTTAGACACAACCTTGATGTtatgcacatagagaagaatatAGTTGATAGCATAATTGGAACTCTTTTGGATATTTCTGGAAAGTCAAAAGATCATGCAGCTGCGCGTTTTGACCTTAAAGACATGGGTATTAGGAAAAACCTTCAACCAAGAGATACGAATGATGGTAAAAGAACTAAGTTAGCAAAGGCATGCTTCTCAATGACTGCAGCAGAGAAAACAATCTTTTGTAGTGTGTTAAAAGGGGCAAAGTTACCAGACGGCAGCGCTTCCAATATCGCTCGATGTGTGCAgcaaacagaaaagaagatttcTGGTTACAAGACCCATGATGCTCATTTCATGTTACATTACTTGTTGCAAGTACCGATTAAGAGCATACTTCCTGACCATGTTGCCATCGCTTTAGTTCGCTTATGTTCATTTTTTCACCGGATATGTCAGAAGGTAATTAGCCTAGATGAGGTAGTTAACTTAGAAGCAGAGATTGCTAAGACATTATGCCAATTGGAGAGGATTTTTCCTCCAAGATTTTTTGACATAATGGTGCACTTGCCTATCCATTTGGCAAATGAAGTGAGGTTAGGTGGTCCAGTTCAATATCGTTGGATGTACCATGTTGAACGATATATGTGCACACTAAAATCGTATGTTCGTAACAGAAGTCATCCAGAAGGATCCATTGTCGAAGGATATTTGGCGAATGAGTGtattaatttttgctcaagttatTTGCATGAAGATATCCAGACAAGATTCAACAAAGTCCCTCGAAACAATGATGAGTATGTTTCAGATGAGCTGCGAACTCCGAGTTTGTTTCCAAGCAAAGGATGTCCTTTGGGTAGAAAAATGGGAGATTTGTTCATGTTAGATGAAAAATCAGAAATACAAGGTCATGCATACATCCTAAACAATTGTGATAAGATCAAAGTCTACATGAg AGAGCATGAGGAGGCAGTAAATGACAACAATCCACGaagaacaaagtgggagaaagccAAAGACCATAGTCAACAGTTCTCAGAATGGTTTAAAACTCGTGCCATGAAAAAGGATGTGCCTGGTTGGGCAAAAGTGTTGGCTAGGGGTCCAAATAGAGTTGCAAAAAGATTTTCAGGTTATGTTATCAATGGGTATAGGTTCCATACAAGGCACCGTGATGTGAGACGTAAAACCCAAAATAGTGGTGTCACATTGGAGGCATTGACTCCTAGTTTTGCTACTGTGAAAGATAAGAACCCAATTGAAGCAAAAGTAACCTACTATGGTAGAATAGTTGATATGTTTGAATTAGATTATTATGGCCAATTTAAGATAGTCCTGTTTAAGTGTGAGTGGTATACAGTTGCAAAAGACAATTTTGGTCTCTCATATGTGTATTTCAGTAAAAAATGCTATCAAGAAGAACCATTTGTCCTAGCATCCCAAGTAAACCAATGCTTTTATGTGCAAGACCCATATGTGAGTGATAAACACTATGTTATGAAAACAATTCCAAGAGATTTATTTAGGATAAGTGATGACCTTGAGTCTGATTCCCCCATAATATATGCAAGGGAGCCATGTGAACCTAAAGTGATTCCCAGTCTCCCAAATGATAATGGCGAAGTTGATCTAGTGAGGAATGATCTACGAGCAACTATTATAGATGTGGCTCCAAATATGTTTGCCAAACAACGTGGTGAGGAAGATGATGAGGAAAGCGAATACGAGTACATAGAGGACTTTGATTCTGAAACTTCTTGA
- the LOC107609594 gene encoding uncharacterized protein LOC107609594, which yields MDVSKDWMDTPRHEKEYQLGVEKFLHFAFLSPGIPQGEETQCPCAKCCNRLWLRRDVVYDHLICNGFVKGYRRWFNHGESLVAMDVDSDTDEEYNCNDNIDELLRDRFRDTTQVDGHNMGPNEGAKEFYKLVDEASQELYPGCKGFTRLSFTIRLYLLKCLHGWSNASFTSLLELLKEGMPRLNIPTSFDKTKNMVKNLSLDYQKIDACRNDCMLYRNGHENDSSCHVCGTSRYIEHYVEEDDATSSKKPRKVATKTLRHFPLIPRLQRLFMCTMTVEAMSWHHNERVKDGSLRHPADGESWKAFDSRHEDFAKEPRNVRLGLASDGFNPFRTLSSTHSTWPVILMVYNLPPWMRMKPDYFMLSLLIHGP from the coding sequence ATGGATGTGTCCAAGGATTGGATGGATACACCACGTCATGAAAAAGAATATCAACTCGGTGTAGAAAAGTTTTTACACTTTGCTTTTTTATCACCGGGAATTCCTCAAGGGGAAGAAACTCAATGCCCATGTGCAAAGTGTTGTAATAGACTTTGGTTAAGGAGAGATGTCGTGTATGACCATCTAATATGCAATGGATTCGTAAAAGGTTACAGGCGGTGGTTTAATCATGGGGAATCACTTGTTGCTATGGATGTTGACAGTGACACAGATGAGGAATATAACTGCAATGATAACATTGATGAGTTGTTACGTGATAGATTCAGAGATACTACACAAGTTGATGGACATAACATGGGGCCTAACGAAGGTgcaaaagaattttataaattggTAGACGAGGCAAGCCAAGAACTATACCCTGGATGTAAAGGATTCACAAGATTATCCTTTACCATCCGTCTTTACTTGTTAAAATGCTTGCATGGTTGGAGTAATGCGTCGTTCACTTCTCTCTTAGAATTATTGAAAGAAGGAATGCCACGTTTGAATATTCCTACTTCTTTTGATAAAACGAAGAATATGGTGAAGAATTTGAGTCTTGACTACCAAAAGATCGATGCATGTCGTAATGATTGCATGTTGTATCGGAACGGGCATGAGAATGACTCATCTTGTCATGTCTGTGGAACATCCCGTTATATTGAGCATTATGTAGAAGAGGACGATGCTACCTCATCTAAAAAGCCTCGTAAAGTTGCTACAAAAACTCTAAGGCATTTCCCCCTGATTCCCAGACTTCAAAGGCTTTTTATGTGCACAATGACGGTTGAAGCTATGTCTTGGCATCATAATGAACGTGTTAAAGATGGGTCGTTAAGGCATCCTGCCGATGGTGAATCTTGGAAAGCATTTGACAGTCGACATGAAGATTTTGCAAAGGAGCCTCGTAATGTGAGACTTGGCTTAGCAAGCGACGGATTCAATCCGTTTCGAACTTTGAGTAGTACACATAGTACATGGCCTGTTATTCTGATGGTGTATAATCTACCCCCTTGGATGAGAATGAAGCCTGATTATTTTATGCTCTCTTTACTCATTCATGGCCCATAA